From Pelosinus fermentans DSM 17108, the proteins below share one genomic window:
- a CDS encoding universal stress protein: MFNKILVPVDGSEAAWRALEYATALGEKFHSTITIVHVVQAHYTLPTVGINGEIPFISLNIQEVEATGYKIIELAKERIGDYPTFETNLEFGHPAERILSLASNNAYDLIIIGSRGLSGISEFFLGSISNNVSQSSPVPVMIIK, translated from the coding sequence ATGTTTAATAAAATTTTAGTTCCTGTTGATGGCTCTGAAGCCGCTTGGCGTGCCTTGGAATATGCTACTGCCTTAGGAGAAAAGTTTCATAGTACCATCACTATTGTTCATGTTGTTCAAGCTCATTATACATTACCAACCGTTGGAATTAATGGAGAAATTCCTTTTATTTCACTTAACATTCAAGAGGTAGAAGCAACAGGTTACAAAATCATTGAATTAGCAAAAGAGCGGATTGGTGACTACCCTACATTCGAAACAAACTTAGAGTTTGGTCATCCAGCAGAACGCATATTATCTTTGGCATCAAATAATGCCTATGATTTAATTATAATCGGCTCCAGAGGCTTGAGCGGCATTAGTGAATTCTTTCTAGGAAGTATTAGCAATAATGTATCGCAATCTTCTCCTGTTCCAGTGATGATCATTAAATAA
- the larE gene encoding ATP-dependent sacrificial sulfur transferase LarE: MGNSTEKMEKLNHLLTELGSIVVAFSGGVDSSFLAAAAVRAVGEKAIAITAYSETLPESEKKEAIEIAKEIGIKHILLNISELNSPDFVENNNQRCYYCKQERFSVLVEWAKENNYNWVLDGSNVDDLSDYRPGIKAVEELDHVRSPLVEAGLTKKDIREISKEWNLQTWNKLSAACLSSRVVYGLSITAERLSQIEKAEELVKKFCPGQVRVRHHGDIARIEVSPENIGMITVPEVAAQIEQGLKKIGFTYVAVDLSGYRSGSMNEVLV; the protein is encoded by the coding sequence GTGGGAAATAGTACTGAAAAAATGGAGAAACTGAATCATTTATTAACTGAACTGGGGAGTATTGTCGTAGCTTTTTCTGGAGGCGTGGATAGCAGTTTCTTAGCAGCAGCAGCAGTAAGAGCTGTTGGTGAAAAGGCGATAGCTATTACTGCTTATTCTGAGACATTGCCGGAAAGTGAAAAAAAAGAAGCAATTGAAATTGCGAAAGAAATTGGTATTAAACACATACTTTTAAATATTAGCGAATTAAATAGCCCGGATTTTGTCGAGAATAACAATCAACGCTGTTATTACTGTAAACAAGAACGATTTTCAGTATTAGTTGAATGGGCAAAAGAAAATAATTATAATTGGGTATTGGATGGATCGAATGTCGACGACTTATCCGATTATCGTCCTGGGATTAAAGCGGTGGAAGAACTAGACCATGTAAGGAGCCCTTTAGTCGAAGCTGGCTTAACAAAAAAAGATATTCGAGAAATATCTAAGGAATGGAACTTGCAGACTTGGAATAAATTAAGTGCTGCCTGCCTTTCCTCAAGGGTGGTTTATGGACTTTCGATTACGGCAGAGAGGCTTAGTCAAATCGAAAAAGCTGAAGAATTAGTAAAAAAGTTTTGTCCAGGGCAAGTTCGAGTACGTCACCATGGAGATATTGCCCGTATTGAAGTGTCACCAGAAAATATTGGAATGATTACGGTTCCAGAGGTAGCAGCGCAAATTGAGCAAGGACTTAAAAAAATTGGCTTTACATATGTCGCTGTTGATTTATCTGGATATCGAAGTGGCAGTATGAATGAAGTTTTAGTTTAA
- a CDS encoding Cof-type HAD-IIB family hydrolase, which yields MRLIATDLDGTLLNEEHEVSKENIKAIQRAQEQGIEVIVATGRTYFDAVSICKKFGLNTYLISYNGAAIHDKIGQEISSLTMGRDDVRYMVNWLEERDYYYEVSTNKKIYISFHAKEILQREAQRLKGTAFEVDSTYFEEIVEQIFSQSGMTPVKNYEEAMDAEEALYKVFCFSFDDKKRQIAIENFAGMKQFLMTSSMTNNFELGNKDASKGNALKIVADRLGISLDKAMAIGDNYNDVSMMEIVGFSVAMGTAKEDIKKLCSFVTYGNDKHGVAHAIEKFMSI from the coding sequence ATGAGATTAATTGCAACAGATTTAGATGGAACTTTATTAAATGAGGAACATGAAGTAAGTAAAGAAAATATAAAAGCGATCCAGCGTGCGCAAGAGCAGGGAATTGAAGTAATTGTTGCAACAGGCAGGACCTATTTTGATGCTGTTTCGATTTGTAAGAAATTTGGATTGAATACCTATTTGATATCCTATAATGGTGCGGCGATTCATGATAAGATCGGTCAAGAAATTTCATCCTTAACAATGGGGCGGGATGACGTGAGATATATGGTAAACTGGTTGGAGGAAAGAGATTATTATTATGAAGTTTCCACCAATAAGAAAATTTACATTTCTTTTCATGCGAAAGAAATATTGCAAAGGGAGGCACAGCGGTTAAAAGGCACAGCCTTTGAAGTGGATTCCACTTATTTTGAAGAAATAGTAGAACAAATCTTCAGTCAAAGCGGTATGACTCCTGTGAAAAACTATGAGGAGGCTATGGATGCCGAGGAAGCACTGTATAAGGTTTTTTGCTTTTCTTTTGATGATAAAAAAAGGCAAATTGCGATTGAGAACTTTGCTGGAATGAAGCAGTTTTTAATGACATCATCCATGACGAATAATTTTGAGTTGGGGAATAAGGATGCCTCTAAAGGCAATGCATTAAAAATAGTGGCAGATCGTTTAGGAATTTCCCTGGATAAGGCAATGGCAATTGGAGATAACTACAATGATGTTTCTATGATGGAGATTGTTGGATTTAGTGTAGCTATGGGAACGGCAAAAGAGGATATCAAAAAATTATGCAGTTTTGTGACCTATGGCAATGATAAACACGGTGTTGCCCATGCAATCGAAAAATTTATGTCTATATAA
- the ddlA gene encoding D-alanine--D-alanine ligase, which yields MMKINVALLFGGKSTEHEVSLQSAKNIIHAIDKEKYELTLIGIDKRGQWFLCDQEDFLINEDSPKDIMLKHKGVAAAFQMSKESEQLICFAEKTFTKSIDVVFPILHGTYGEDGTVQGLLTLANIPFVGPSSLGSGIGMDKEVAKRLLRDAGIPVAKSLTYQHWEQPGIDFETVVEQLGLPVFVKPASLGSSVGISKVKQQDELFAAIKEAFAFDHKIIIEECIEGQEIECAILGNENPIASAVGAIIPRQEFYSYAAKYIDDQGAAVQIPADIPKEIAALVQELAIKAFQVLCCEGMARVDFFLTKEHNVLINEINTIPGFTKISMYPKLWGISGISYTDLIDRLIQLALERNIKDKRIRKSY from the coding sequence ATGATGAAAATCAATGTGGCGTTACTGTTTGGGGGCAAATCAACAGAACATGAAGTTTCTTTGCAGTCAGCCAAAAATATTATACATGCAATTGATAAGGAAAAATACGAACTTACTTTAATTGGAATTGATAAAAGAGGGCAATGGTTCTTATGCGATCAAGAGGATTTTCTGATCAATGAGGATAGCCCTAAAGACATTATGTTAAAGCACAAAGGTGTGGCTGCTGCTTTCCAGATGAGCAAGGAATCAGAACAGCTTATTTGTTTTGCAGAAAAAACATTTACGAAGAGTATTGATGTAGTGTTTCCCATTCTTCATGGGACATATGGAGAGGATGGTACAGTACAAGGATTGTTAACTCTAGCCAATATACCTTTTGTAGGACCAAGTTCTTTAGGATCAGGAATTGGGATGGATAAAGAGGTTGCCAAACGTCTTCTTAGAGATGCTGGCATTCCAGTGGCGAAGAGTTTGACATACCAGCACTGGGAACAGCCTGGAATAGACTTTGAGACTGTGGTGGAGCAGCTAGGACTGCCAGTTTTCGTAAAACCTGCTAGTCTTGGTTCATCAGTGGGGATTAGCAAAGTGAAACAGCAAGATGAACTTTTTGCGGCGATAAAAGAAGCCTTTGCCTTTGATCACAAAATTATAATAGAAGAGTGTATTGAAGGGCAAGAAATTGAATGTGCCATATTGGGCAATGAAAATCCGATTGCTTCTGCAGTGGGCGCTATTATTCCCCGGCAAGAGTTTTATTCTTATGCTGCAAAATATATTGACGATCAAGGAGCTGCAGTTCAAATTCCTGCAGACATTCCAAAAGAAATAGCTGCATTGGTACAAGAGCTGGCAATCAAAGCCTTTCAGGTATTGTGCTGTGAAGGGATGGCTCGCGTTGATTTCTTCTTAACGAAAGAACATAATGTTTTGATCAATGAGATTAATACGATTCCAGGCTTTACAAAAATAAGTATGTATCCTAAGTTATGGGGAATTAGCGGTATTTCTTATACCGATCTGATTGATCGATTAATTCAATTGGCTTTGGAAAGAAATATAAAAGATAAAAGGATCAGAAAATCCTATTAA
- a CDS encoding MarR family winged helix-turn-helix transcriptional regulator produces the protein MQKIPYIGKWISGLYRIGQSFFDHHLGTYSLGSGNGYYACLTFLYQQEGVTQDTISKHVAIDKTTIARAIMKLESLGYIERHVDRLDRRANQVYLTEKGRSFQPILESTLTQWTTSLTRGFTPEEIQMTYILLEKMTQNALLIKENLNSQEKSSQK, from the coding sequence ATGCAGAAAATACCCTACATTGGAAAATGGATCTCTGGTTTATATAGAATTGGACAATCTTTTTTTGATCATCATTTAGGAACTTACAGTCTAGGAAGCGGTAATGGATATTACGCTTGCCTCACTTTCCTTTATCAGCAGGAAGGAGTTACGCAAGATACAATCAGCAAGCATGTAGCAATTGACAAAACAACCATTGCTCGCGCGATTATGAAATTAGAATCACTAGGATATATTGAACGGCATGTTGATAGACTCGATCGCCGCGCCAACCAAGTATATCTAACCGAAAAAGGCCGATCATTTCAACCGATTCTTGAATCCACGCTAACACAATGGACTACGTCTCTCACACGAGGCTTTACACCGGAAGAAATACAAATGACATATATACTTCTCGAAAAAATGACTCAAAATGCACTTCTCATCAAAGAAAATTTAAATTCTCAAGAAAAATCTTCGCAAAAATAA
- a CDS encoding PLP-dependent aminotransferase family protein gives MLTIDWVPNHKDSMPLYRQIIEYIKNKITLGEWPIHSKLPPQRKLAHILQVNRSTLTIALDELIADGLLETRAGSGTWVANNTWSVLASTPTVNWNSYLDKGLYLPNLQIIQEINQAEFKPNMIRLGTGELSPEFFPRDMMSTILRKLPERIHSLGYEEPKGLLFLRQQIRLYLRSLGIDTSASSIMIVSGALQALQLICSSLLPKDSTILLEKPSYLFSLKLFQSMNMQFSGIPLDEEGIELAPIAFQKQHKNANLLYTIPCFHNPTGIIMTKQRRRDLIHLCQQEQLPIIEDDVYRELWLDSPPPIPLKALEREGLVLYIGSLSKSLSPGLRIGWIVGPEPVIERLADVKMQNDYGSSSLSQWAAAEWFASGLYQQHLEEVRKALHIRREAACKSLQTYFADIATWQVPTGGFYIWLSLTHPLSMQKLFNLALNEGLLIHPGSIYDYFSNRHLRLSYSYASLSEMKEGLYRLSVIIRTLKT, from the coding sequence ATGCTAACGATTGACTGGGTACCTAATCACAAAGATTCCATGCCCTTATATCGACAAATCATAGAGTATATAAAAAATAAAATCACTCTTGGCGAATGGCCAATTCACAGCAAATTGCCTCCTCAACGCAAGCTCGCTCATATTCTTCAAGTAAATCGCAGTACCCTGACCATTGCACTGGATGAATTAATCGCAGACGGACTATTGGAAACGCGGGCAGGAAGCGGCACTTGGGTAGCCAACAATACCTGGTCAGTGTTAGCATCTACTCCAACTGTGAATTGGAATTCTTACCTAGATAAGGGACTCTACCTTCCTAACCTTCAAATCATTCAAGAAATCAATCAGGCAGAGTTCAAACCCAATATGATCCGTTTAGGCACTGGCGAGCTTTCTCCAGAATTCTTCCCCAGGGACATGATGAGCACGATACTACGAAAATTACCAGAACGTATTCATTCTTTGGGTTATGAAGAACCGAAAGGATTGCTTTTTCTCCGGCAGCAAATCCGTCTTTATTTACGCTCTTTAGGGATTGATACCTCTGCATCATCCATTATGATCGTATCAGGCGCATTGCAGGCTTTGCAACTCATATGCTCAAGCTTACTGCCAAAAGACTCTACTATTTTGCTTGAAAAGCCCTCCTATCTTTTTTCCCTCAAATTGTTCCAATCCATGAATATGCAATTTTCTGGTATTCCTCTTGATGAAGAAGGAATTGAGCTGGCTCCCATTGCATTTCAAAAACAACATAAAAATGCAAATTTACTATATACCATTCCTTGTTTTCACAACCCTACAGGTATCATAATGACAAAGCAAAGACGCAGAGACCTTATCCATTTGTGCCAACAAGAACAATTACCTATTATTGAAGACGATGTATATCGGGAACTTTGGCTCGATTCACCTCCACCTATACCGTTAAAGGCTCTTGAAAGAGAAGGACTTGTGCTCTACATCGGCAGTCTTTCAAAATCACTCAGCCCAGGACTACGAATTGGTTGGATTGTTGGACCTGAGCCGGTTATTGAACGGTTAGCAGATGTGAAGATGCAAAATGATTATGGATCAAGCTCCTTATCCCAATGGGCTGCTGCAGAATGGTTTGCCAGCGGACTGTACCAACAACATCTAGAAGAAGTACGAAAGGCACTGCATATTCGTCGCGAAGCAGCTTGCAAAAGTTTACAAACCTATTTTGCAGATATTGCAACTTGGCAAGTTCCGACAGGTGGCTTTTATATTTGGCTCAGCTTGACCCATCCCCTTTCCATGCAAAAGCTTTTTAACCTTGCCCTGAATGAAGGTCTTTTAATTCATCCTGGAAGTATCTATGACTATTTTTCAAACCGCCATCTCCGCCTATCCTACTCCTATGCCTCATTATCTGAAATGAAAGAAGGGCTGTATCGACTTTCCGTGATTATCAGAACGTTAAAGACGTAG
- a CDS encoding HipA family kinase, which produces MLIAMKHFGSVGIGVTAPQLFRANDRKFYVVKLQNNRLGPKVLVNEFLAAKLGEMLGLCFPVSSSIEIEEDIIWQSPKLQAAGTPIGQHFASQYLNHTEYVGKDNLHNAVNITEMAGILLFDSMFHNGDRTNNRKNLLLHKEKSGYKIYAIDNSHLFRTTRWTIALLNRISRIIQPYYRYSYALLLNDWLSPSHFSPYVRKVKEMSYESICEIVAQIPEEWLPDDSERQALINYVILRRDMVKNIEQALYKQIPKSRGGSKE; this is translated from the coding sequence ATGCTTATTGCGATGAAGCATTTTGGGAGCGTGGGAATAGGAGTCACTGCGCCTCAACTATTTCGTGCTAATGATAGAAAGTTTTATGTTGTTAAGTTACAGAACAATCGACTGGGGCCTAAAGTATTGGTAAATGAATTTTTAGCGGCAAAGCTGGGAGAAATGCTAGGTTTATGTTTTCCAGTAAGTTCGAGTATTGAAATTGAGGAAGACATTATCTGGCAAAGTCCAAAGCTTCAAGCAGCGGGTACACCTATAGGGCAGCATTTTGCCTCACAGTATCTGAATCATACAGAATATGTGGGAAAGGACAATTTGCATAACGCTGTTAACATTACTGAAATGGCGGGTATCTTATTATTTGATTCTATGTTTCACAATGGAGATCGTACTAATAATAGAAAAAATCTTTTATTGCACAAGGAAAAATCAGGATACAAAATATATGCGATTGATAATTCACATTTATTTCGAACTACCAGATGGACGATTGCTCTTCTTAATCGTATCAGTAGAATTATCCAACCATATTATCGTTATTCCTATGCCTTATTGCTTAACGATTGGCTTTCACCGTCGCATTTTTCCCCCTATGTGAGAAAAGTAAAGGAAATGAGCTATGAATCCATTTGTGAAATCGTTGCTCAAATTCCAGAAGAATGGCTGCCAGATGATAGTGAACGGCAAGCATTGATCAATTATGTGATCTTACGCCGGGATATGGTAAAGAATATTGAACAAGCATTGTATAAACAAATTCCTAAGTCAAGAGGTGGATCGAAAGAGTAG
- the ygiD gene encoding 4,5-DOPA dioxygenase extradiol, which produces MSIIGGRLNMKKSPVLFLGHGSPMNIILENEYTASLVQLGQSLPRPNAILVVSAHWLTKGTYITTKKQPETIYDFYGFPQELYDIQYACPGVTKQLEEAAAIFENASVQYDGQRGLDHAAWSVLKHMYPKADIPVMEMSLDYQKTPQEHYELAKKLAPLREHDILIIGSGNIVHNLRLIDWNMEAKAFEWAVHFDNIVKEHLVAGNHQPLIEYKKLGKEALLSVPTDDHYLPFLYAAALQDTDDELAFTYEGFQNASMSMRCLSFGV; this is translated from the coding sequence ATGAGCATAATTGGAGGTCGGCTGAATATGAAAAAATCTCCCGTATTATTCTTAGGTCACGGTTCACCCATGAATATCATTCTTGAGAATGAGTATACAGCGAGTTTAGTGCAGTTGGGACAGTCTCTTCCTAGACCAAACGCGATTTTAGTCGTATCAGCTCATTGGCTTACAAAAGGTACCTATATTACAACCAAGAAACAGCCAGAAACCATTTATGATTTTTATGGTTTTCCTCAGGAATTGTACGATATTCAATATGCATGTCCAGGAGTTACGAAACAGTTGGAAGAGGCAGCAGCTATCTTTGAGAATGCCTCTGTTCAATATGACGGGCAACGTGGATTAGATCATGCGGCATGGTCTGTTTTAAAGCATATGTATCCTAAAGCGGATATACCTGTAATGGAAATGAGTCTCGATTATCAAAAGACACCCCAGGAGCATTATGAATTAGCCAAGAAACTTGCTCCTTTACGGGAACATGACATCCTTATAATTGGCAGCGGCAATATCGTGCACAATTTGCGTTTGATTGATTGGAATATGGAGGCCAAAGCTTTTGAATGGGCTGTACATTTTGATAATATAGTCAAAGAACATTTAGTAGCTGGCAATCATCAGCCGTTGATCGAATATAAAAAACTGGGTAAAGAAGCCTTATTGTCCGTACCCACCGATGATCATTATTTGCCTTTCTTATATGCTGCAGCATTACAAGATACAGATGACGAGCTTGCTTTTACCTATGAAGGTTTTCAGAATGCATCCATGTCTATGCGGTGCCTTTCTTTTGGAGTGTAA
- a CDS encoding HDIG domain-containing metalloprotein, with product MDTTREKAWSILTQHVQEKPLLNHCLAVEAAMRAYAAKYGEDVEYWGAVGLLHDVDFEKYPEEHPGNAKNMLKPHGYSDQFIIDIESHARDWAPERSLLQKVLLGVDELTGFIIACALVRPDKSIANLQVKSVMKKMKDKAFARAVNRETIVQGAQMLEIELQEHIEFVAAALAKDFSMS from the coding sequence ATGGATACAACAAGAGAAAAGGCGTGGAGTATTTTAACACAGCATGTACAAGAAAAACCACTATTAAATCATTGTTTAGCAGTAGAAGCTGCTATGCGTGCTTATGCTGCAAAATATGGTGAAGATGTAGAGTACTGGGGAGCTGTAGGGTTGCTCCATGATGTTGATTTTGAGAAATATCCTGAAGAGCATCCAGGCAATGCTAAAAATATGCTAAAGCCTCACGGCTATTCAGACCAATTTATCATTGATATAGAATCTCATGCTAGAGATTGGGCACCAGAAAGAAGCTTATTGCAAAAGGTGTTGCTCGGAGTTGATGAACTTACTGGTTTTATTATTGCCTGTGCTTTGGTACGTCCCGATAAAAGTATCGCAAATTTGCAAGTAAAATCCGTTATGAAAAAAATGAAGGATAAAGCATTTGCCAGGGCCGTTAACCGTGAAACCATTGTACAAGGCGCACAAATGTTAGAAATCGAGCTGCAGGAACACATTGAGTTTGTTGCAGCAGCATTAGCAAAAGATTTTTCCATGTCATAG
- a CDS encoding LysE/ArgO family amino acid transporter, which translates to MQAFLHGMILAMGLILPLGVQNLFVFTQGAAQPTFLRALPVVITASLCDTVLIVLAVQGVSLFIASFAWIKILFLMIGVGFLAYMGWLTWNSTWAGNDVGAGKGLGVKQQIVFAVTVSLFNPHAVLDTIGVIGTSAIHYTGNEKIVFTMACILVSWCWFFLLAAIGWNVGKKKSFTQLFGYINKVSAIFMWLSAVYMIYNSVL; encoded by the coding sequence ATGCAAGCTTTTCTTCATGGAATGATTCTGGCTATGGGACTCATATTGCCTTTAGGAGTTCAAAACTTATTTGTTTTTACACAAGGAGCAGCCCAGCCAACCTTTTTACGAGCATTGCCTGTGGTCATTACAGCCTCCCTATGTGATACTGTATTGATTGTATTAGCAGTTCAGGGAGTTTCATTATTTATTGCAAGTTTTGCCTGGATTAAGATCCTTTTCCTGATGATTGGAGTTGGTTTTTTGGCATATATGGGCTGGTTGACATGGAATAGCACATGGGCAGGAAATGATGTTGGTGCAGGAAAGGGGCTTGGCGTCAAACAGCAGATTGTTTTTGCTGTTACAGTGTCTTTGTTCAATCCCCATGCTGTACTTGATACAATTGGTGTTATTGGAACAAGTGCGATTCATTATACAGGAAATGAAAAAATAGTATTTACTATGGCTTGTATTCTTGTATCTTGGTGCTGGTTTTTTCTTCTAGCTGCTATTGGATGGAATGTGGGAAAGAAAAAGAGCTTTACTCAGCTATTTGGATATATCAATAAGGTATCGGCGATTTTTATGTGGTTATCCGCTGTATATATGATATACAATAGTGTTTTGTAA
- a CDS encoding C-GCAxxG-C-C family (seleno)protein yields MLSTLIEQGYGEPEDLNCAEKILYGANEVYQLGLTPEALRIASGFGGGMAIGSVCGALTAAIMVLGILFVKDRAHESDKIKILTQELFDTYREQMGDIDCNPLKNRYRREDIKCRDVIAKAAAALDTIIKKEQEESQHA; encoded by the coding sequence ATGTTGAGTACTTTGATTGAACAAGGTTATGGAGAACCAGAAGATCTTAACTGTGCCGAAAAAATACTATATGGTGCTAATGAAGTGTATCAATTAGGTTTGACTCCCGAGGCTTTGCGAATTGCATCAGGCTTTGGCGGAGGGATGGCCATTGGCAGTGTATGCGGAGCTCTGACAGCTGCTATTATGGTATTAGGTATCCTGTTTGTTAAAGACAGGGCCCACGAAAGTGACAAAATTAAAATCTTAACACAAGAATTATTTGACACCTATCGGGAACAAATGGGTGATATTGACTGTAATCCCTTAAAAAATCGTTATCGCAGGGAAGATATCAAATGCAGAGATGTAATTGCAAAAGCCGCCGCAGCTCTCGATACTATTATTAAAAAAGAACAAGAAGAAAGCCAACATGCATAA
- a CDS encoding AraC family transcriptional regulator has translation MEIESKEIHYKRGYLDKDFQFFHLKDNKNIQFEFHYHDFNKIIIFISGKVTYLIEGKTYKLKPWDILLVNNNEIHKPIIDQGETYERIVIWVNSAFLLQHSDNECNLQKCFELAAEKKLNLLRLAPDVLIGIKGILSQLEDSCKSREFGSKVLKNSLFLQYIVQLNRLYLGIDIDTEYPDIEYDETIGRILEYINTNLKEDLSMDNLASIFYLSKYYLMRKFKQQTGYTVHNYILQKRLIVANALIKRGKSITTTCIECGFGDYSNFVRSFKKSFGLSPKKHYKMFLEQEKSANQYHQLHQSDINDS, from the coding sequence ATGGAAATAGAAAGCAAGGAGATACATTATAAAAGGGGTTACTTAGATAAAGATTTTCAATTTTTCCATTTGAAAGATAACAAGAATATCCAGTTCGAATTTCACTACCATGATTTCAATAAAATTATTATTTTTATATCTGGTAAAGTAACCTACTTAATTGAAGGTAAGACCTACAAATTAAAACCTTGGGATATTCTCTTAGTAAACAACAATGAAATTCATAAACCGATAATTGATCAAGGTGAAACCTATGAGCGAATTGTGATTTGGGTAAATTCAGCTTTTTTATTACAACATAGTGATAATGAATGCAATTTGCAAAAATGCTTTGAATTAGCTGCTGAAAAAAAATTGAATTTACTACGGTTAGCTCCTGATGTACTCATTGGGATTAAAGGAATTTTATCTCAATTAGAGGACTCCTGCAAAAGCCGCGAATTTGGCAGTAAAGTGCTAAAGAACTCATTATTTTTGCAATATATTGTTCAGCTAAACAGACTGTATTTAGGCATTGACATTGACACTGAGTATCCAGACATTGAATATGATGAAACCATAGGACGCATATTAGAGTATATCAATACGAATCTTAAAGAAGATTTATCCATGGACAATCTAGCTTCTATTTTTTATCTGAGCAAATACTATTTAATGCGTAAATTTAAACAGCAAACAGGTTATACTGTCCATAATTATATTTTACAAAAAAGGTTAATTGTAGCAAATGCTCTGATTAAAAGAGGCAAGTCTATTACTACTACGTGTATTGAATGCGGCTTTGGTGATTATTCAAACTTTGTAAGATCTTTTAAAAAATCCTTTGGCCTCTCACCGAAAAAGCACTATAAAATGTTTTTAGAACAAGAAAAATCGGCGAATCAATATCATCAGCTTCACCAATCAGATATAAATGACTCATAA